The proteins below come from a single Mycolicibacterium sp. TY81 genomic window:
- a CDS encoding nuclear transport factor 2 family protein, whose product MTTSTDSVATLCAATRSGDVDRFIAALAPDAELISPLSGRMVFRGRDDLRVLLTAVYAGMRNLEWENVIGDGPTRVAVSRGRIARLTITDALVFELDDAGLIRRLRPHLRPWLAVTVFALLLGPRLAAHPGVARRALRR is encoded by the coding sequence GCGACGTTGTGCGCGGCCACCCGCAGCGGTGACGTCGACCGGTTCATCGCCGCACTCGCACCCGACGCCGAGCTGATCTCCCCGCTGTCCGGGCGCATGGTGTTCCGCGGCCGCGACGACCTCCGGGTGCTCCTGACCGCGGTATATGCCGGGATGCGAAACCTGGAGTGGGAGAACGTCATCGGTGACGGACCCACGCGCGTCGCGGTGAGTCGCGGGCGCATCGCGAGACTGACCATCACCGATGCCCTGGTGTTCGAACTCGACGATGCGGGGTTGATCCGGCGGCTGCGACCGCACCTGCGGCCGTGGCTTGCGGTGACGGTCTTCGCCCTGCTGCTCGGCCCCAGGCTCGCCGCCCACCCCGGCGTCGCACGCCGGGCGCTCAGGCGCTGA